GAGCGCAGCCGGCTGAAGCAACGGTTGCAGTTGCTCGAAGCCCTCTCGCCGCAACGGCTGCTCAGGCGCGGCTTCTCCTTGGTGCGCAAGGCCGACGGCTCCCTGCTGCGTTCCGTTAGCCAGAGCCAAAAGGGAGATGCGCTCCGCCTGGAACTGGTAGACGGCAAGATCGAGGCGGTGGTGGAGCAGGTGAGCGCCCAACCCTGATGCGATGACCGAGAGCAAACCCCAGCCCAAACGCAGAAAGACGGCCAGCAAGAGCAAGGCGGCTGAGGCCGAGCAGTGGCAGAAGGAGGTCGACCAGCTGAGCTACCAGGAGGCCAACACCGCACTGGAGCTCACCCTGGCCAAGTTGCAATCGGCGGAGTTGGAGGTGGAAGAGATGGCCGGGCTCTACCGCCGGGCCGAGGCCTATGCGGCCCGCTGCCAAGTCGTCCTCGAGCAGGTCGCCCAGGAAGTGGTCGAATGGGAGGCACTGAGCTCCTAGAGACCGCGATGACCGCCAAACCCGTGCAGCAACCCTGGCTGGCCTGGGTTTATCTCGCCCTGGCGGTGGCGGGGGGCGTGCTGCCCTGGCTCTCCAACCTGGAGTTCATGCGGCAGTACGGCGCGAGCTTTGACCTGGCCCAGTTCATCGCCTTAGCGAATGCCAATCCGGCCGCGGAATCCCTCTCCCGTGACTTGCTCGTGGGTGCGTCGGCGATCACGGTCTGGATGATTGTCGAGAGCCGTCGCCTGCAGATGCGCCATCTGTGGATCGTGCTGCTCAGTGCCGGCACGATCGCCTTTGCCTTCGCGGCCCCCTTCTTTCTGTTCCTGCGAGAGCGCCGTCTGGCCGAAATGGCACGAACGGCGGAAGGCTGACTACTGGTCCGTGACGTCCTGCACTTGAACGTCGACCACCGCATCACTGGCGGGGGCATCGACGGGTTTGGCCGCTGAGCCAGCGGGACGCACCTGGCTGAGGTCAGCGCCGCAGGC
This DNA window, taken from Synechococcus sp. LTW-R, encodes the following:
- the xseB gene encoding exodeoxyribonuclease VII small subunit, which encodes MTESKPQPKRRKTASKSKAAEAEQWQKEVDQLSYQEANTALELTLAKLQSAELEVEEMAGLYRRAEAYAARCQVVLEQVAQEVVEWEALSS
- a CDS encoding DUF2834 domain-containing protein — its product is MTAKPVQQPWLAWVYLALAVAGGVLPWLSNLEFMRQYGASFDLAQFIALANANPAAESLSRDLLVGASAITVWMIVESRRLQMRHLWIVLLSAGTIAFAFAAPFFLFLRERRLAEMARTAEG